GGTGCTATCTTGGCTTTCAAACTATTTTCTTTTCTAGGTGCGGGGGCCGACTGATTCGGTGCGCTTCCGCGCCCCTTCTCTCTCGACCGCTTAGCCAATATAACGAAGTCCACTGGTAGCTGTCAACCCCTTAAACCTGGTTTTTCTAAAATTGCCTCAAGGCAAGTTACTACATGGGTTTGAGCGATCACAGCTTGTGGATAGCGACCGGGATGCCTATTTCTAACCTAGCTTTTCCAGAAAAATGCCTAGCAGTAAGTTCATTCGTAAATGTAAGTAAGGCGGAAAGCTGTTGTCTCTTCAGTACCCCACTTCAATGGGAGTATGAGTTAAAGAGGGGATTGCTGCTTAACTTTGACTTCCATGAAAAATTCAACTGCCGTATTGCCACCATTTTTGGTCTTAGATCAATTGCTGCAAAGCTGGTTACTAGAGGATATTGGGCGAGGCGATCGCACCACTCAAAGTCTTTTAAGCCAAACCACAGACTTAAGGGAAGCTAAATGGATCGCTAAAGAGGCTGGAGTGATTGCTGGTCTACCAATCGCGGCGAGAGTTTTTCAGATTTTGAACGCGCAAGTTAGCTTAGTGACGGACATCGAAGAGGGCGAGTACTGTGACGTTGGCCGAGTGGTGGCTCGGCTATACGGACCGCTGGACGCGCTGCTGACAGGCGAAAGAGTTGCTCTCAATTTAGCGATGCGGCTGAGTGGGATTGCGACGGCCACTCGTCAGTATGTTGAGAAGATTGCTGACTTGCCCACTCAACTAGTGGACACGCGCAAAACCACGCCAGGTTTGAGGTTGTTGGAGAAGTACGCATCTCAAGTAGGTGGAGCTGTTAACCACCGAATGGGTTTGGATGATGCAGTCATGATTAAGGATAACCACATTGCAGCGGCGGGGGGCATTGGTGAGGCGATCGCTCAAGTCCGAGCGCGGATTCCTTACCCCCTGACAATTGAGGTAGAGACTGAAACTTTATCCCAGGTCGAGGCAGCACTGAAATTTGGGGCCGACATTATTATGTTGGACAACATGCCCTTGGAAGTAATGCGACAAGCCGTGGGTTTAATTCGGCAGAAAAATGAGCAGATTAAGATTGAGGCTTCAGGCAATATTACGCTGGCAACTATTAGAGCGGCAGCGGAAACGGGTGTAGACTACGTTTCTACTAGTGCTCCTATCACGCGATCGACTTGGTTAGACCTCAGTATGAAGCTAGAGGTTGATAATTGTAATTGATAGCCACTAGCGATAGTTTGTAGTTTTGCCCTGAGCACTTCTCATTTTTTGTTATGAGCTCTACGATTGAACAACTCAAAGCTCGGTTTAGCCAAGCCTTTGTTGCAGCTTTTGGGGCTGAGTTAGCTGACACAGACCCAATATTGGTGCCTGCTAGCAATCCCAAGTTTGGCGATTACCAATCTAATGCGCCACTCTCCTTGACGAAGAAGTTGGGACAGCCACCGCGCGCGATCGCAGAGCAAATTGTTCAGCAGTTGAATGTTTCTGATTTCTGTGCTCCCCCCATCATTGCTGGGCCTGGTTTTATCAACTTGACGCTCAAGCCAGAGTATTTAGCCGCTCAATTGCGATCGATGCAGGCGGGAGAACGACTAGGGATTGAGCCAGTAAAGCAGCCTCAAAAAGTAGTGGTTGATTTTTCTAGCCCTAACATTGCCAAAGAAATGCACGTGGGGCACTTGCGATCCACGATTATTGGAGATTCTGTTGCCCGCACTTTGGAATTTCGTGGGCATGATGTGCTGCGGCTGAATCATGTAGGCGATTGGGGCACTCAGTTTGGCATGTTGATTACCTACTTAAGAGAAGCCTGCCCAGAAGCCTTGACGACTTCCAATGCTTTGGAATTAGGCGATTTAGTGGCTTTCTACAAACGAGCCAAACAGCGTTTTGATGAAGACGAAGCCTTTAAGGAGGCCTCTCGGCAAGAAGTGGTGCGGTTGCAAGCTGGCGCAGAAGACTCAGTCAGAGCTTGGCAATTATTGTGTGAGCAATCTCGGCAGGAGTTTCAGACAATTTACGATCGCCTAGATATCCACCTGACCGAGCGAGGAGAGTCTTTTTACAATCCCTTACTGGCAGCAGTGGTTGAAGACCTAAATAAATTAGGACTTCTAGTAGAAGACCAAGGGGCAAAGTGTGTCTTCTTGGAAGGGTTTACGAATAAGGATGGGCAACCATTGCCGCTGATTGTGCAGAAATCGGATGGAGGCTACAACTACGCCACAACTGATTTAGCGGCGCTGCGTTATCGGATTCAACAAGACGAAGCCGATCGCATTATTTATGTGACGGATGCAGGGCAGTCGAACCACTTCGCTCAGTTTTTCCAAGTGGCTAAGCGGGCGGGCTGGATTCCAGAAACTGTTGAAGTTGTCCATGTGCCGTTTGGTTTAGTGCAGGGTGAGGATGGCAAGCGGTTGAAAACTCGCTCTGGAGACACTATCCGGTTAAAAGATTTGCTGGATGAGGCGATCGTGCGGTTCCGCGATTACTTAGAAGCCGACTTAAAAGAAAAAGGTCGCGAGGAATCAGAAGATTTCAAAGCGCATGTCGCTGAAGTTGTCGGCATTAGTGCTATCAAATACGCCGATTTGAGTCAGAACAGAAATAGTAACTACATCTTCAGCTACGACAAGATGTTAGCGCCTATAGGCAATACAGCACCTTATATGCTTTACGCTTATGCCCGAATTCAAAGCATCAGTCGCAGAGGCGAGATCGACTTTGCACACTTAGGAGAAACGGCTAAGATTTCTCTGAAAAATGAAAAAGAGTTGGTGCTTGGTAAGCATTTGCTGCAACTGAACAACACTATTGAGGCAGTTGAGCAGGATTTGTTGCCTAACCGTCTTTGCCTGTACCTGTACGAATTAGGCCAAAAATTCAATCAGTTTTATGAAGAATGCGAGGTTTTGAAAGCAGAAGAACCATCGCGAACTTCTCGTTTAGCTTTATGCGACTTAACTGCAAGAACATTAAAGCTTGGCTTATCGCTGTTAGGAATTTCGGTTTTAGAGCGAATGTAATTGCTGCTTTAGCTGGAGAAGGTAGGCTTTTGTCTACCTTCTCATTTCTTCAGTGATTAGTTTTTGATACTCCGCTTCTGTGAATAAATCTTGTTCACTCTCAATGCGATCGGGAAAGAGAATACCATCTAAATGATCCAGTTCATGTTGAAAAATACGAGCCACAAAGTCGGTTAATTTTTGTTGTTGTAATTGCCCTGTGCGATCGCAATACTCAACTGTAATTGTTCTGTATCTAGGAACTAATCCTCGTACATTTGGAACACTTAGACAACCTTCCCATCCTTTTCCTATCTCGTTAGTATGGGCCACAATGCGTGGGTTAATCATTGCGGTCGGCTCCATTCTAGGAGCCTGAGGATAGCGAATATTGGGACGAGAAGCCACGATAAATAAACGGCAAGAAGCTGAAATTTGGGGAGCCGCAATCCCGACACCATTCGACTTTTCTACAGTCAGGAGTAGATCGTCGATTAGTTGCTGTAATTGCTGATCTCGAATTTCATAAATTGCTTGAGCTTGCTGTCGGAGGACAGGATTTCCTAATTGCGCGATCGCACGGACTTGGGTCATAACTTGATGATTGTGAATTGCCACAAAAAAGCCTTGCATTGATATCAATCTAGCAAGGCTAAGAGTTTAAGGACGAAGATGAAGCGGGTTATTCACTCTGAGCGGTTTGAGTTGGGAAGGGGCCAGGTTGCACTGCCAAGTTGAGAGTTTGGCCGTTTCGACGCAACTCTAAACGGAGCGTGCCACCTACAGAGCTGTTTTCTACTGCTTGTTGAATTTCATCCGCTGAGGTCACAGCCCGACCATCCACTTTGCGGATCACATCTCCGATCCGTAGACCTGCTTTAGCGGCTGGAGAATTACGCATTACTCTTGCTACTAAGATGCCTTGATCCTCTTGCACTTGAATATTGCTATTGGGATCACTGTTGAGCGTTTTTCTCAGCTCTGGCGTCAGAGTTGCCATTTGAATCCCCAAGAAGGGATGGTCTACGCTTCCCTTGGCGACTAGTTGGTTAGCAATCCGCTGAGCTGTATTGATGGGGATGGCAAATCCTAAGCCTTGTGCCCCACCAATAATGGCGGTGTTCATGCCAATCACTTGACCTTGTTGATTCAGCAGTGGCCCCCCAGAGTTACCGGGATTAATGGCGGCATCAGTTTGAATAAAGCCAACTCGCTTATCTGGAACGCCCACCTGAGAGCTAGTCCGCCCCGTCGCACTGATAATGCCTGCGGTTACGGTGTTGTCTAGTCCGAGGGGGTTGCCGATCGCGATCGCCCATTCACCAGGTCTAATTTGCTCAGAATTACCCAGCTCAACCGTTGGCAAGTTACTGGCTTGAATCTTAATAACTGCCACATCTGTGACTGGATCTTGGCCCATGACTTTACCACTGAAGGTGCGGCCATCTTTCAATGCCACAGTTACAGTATCGGCTCCATCTACTACGTGAGCATTGGTCAAAACCAACCCATCCGCTTTGATAATGAAACCAGAACCAGTTCCGCGCTCTACCCGGGTAGCAGGTCCAGAAGGAATCTCGGCTCCAAAAAATTGCCGGAAGAATGGATCGTTGAAAATTGCTGGGGTCCGTCTGGTCACAGTCCGAGCAGAGTCGATTCGGACTACGGCAGGACCGACTCTTTCTACTGCGGTGGCGATAAAGTTGGAGCCAGCAGTAATTGGTAAAGCTGGGATTTGAGCGACTGTGGTGGGAGCTACAGCTTGTTGAGCTAGCGAAGGCTTAGAGGCGAACCAGCGATCGCCCGCAAACATCAATCCAGCTCCCACCATGAGAGGCACTAGATAAGTTGCAGGCTTGGCCCAGATGGCTGGACTGGTAGCATTGTTTTTAGGAGTAGCAGGGGTAACTGTAACAGACTCAGATTGTTCTACCCCATCCTGAGTCTCAGAGCGACGCAACTCAGAGTCGTGATTTGTTGCCATTTATCTTCAGTCCTCGGTAACAATAAACTCAAATTTGCAAAGTGTCTGCGTTTTCACGCTAGGTTCTACGTCGATCTTCATGCCCGCAGACTTGGCTAGATTGATGTACAGCTTTTGATTAGAGCCCTTGAATGTTAGTGACTCTAGATATTCTTAATCTAAGAAACCGATGTGACATTGGGGTGACACTCTTATTCCAGGTTAATGAAACTAGCTATTTTCAGGAATTTGCAAAGAATTAGACTGACTTATTCGGCTTTTTGCTCCCGTAACGCCCCCAATGTATCTTGAGAAAAATCTCACCACGCCGCTCACAATTCGTCATTTCAATTTCATCTCGAGAACACAAGATTGACAAACTCAATTGATAGCTTATAAACACAGGTGAATGAATGGCACGGACAGGCCGATTGCTGTTAGCTTTTGGGAATCCTCATGCTCAATCACATGGCTATCAGCGATCGCCTGCTCCTTCCTTACTTAGCTCTTCTTATTTTAGAAACTTTCTTCAGGACGATCACGCCACAGCCTTTGTCCCTAGTCCTAGCCATTTCTGCCAGAAAGTTTGGTCGGAGTTTCTTAGGCTCCCCGGAGATGCTATAAGTATTCAGGAATACATTTATATTTTACTGAAGGCACCCTGGCCTAGCTCTGAGTGCTCGATAAGTTATTTGTTTATTGCGATCGCTATTAGTTTTAAGTTTTATCGTTAAAGGCGATCTTAGCGCCTCCCACTGTTGGCAAGCCGTAATTATACTGAAGCATCTTGGTAAGTTAAATGGCTTACTTCTCTGCGATCGCCACTTTCAATGCTTTTTGATCCTTACCGAATCACTCCATGTATAGTGGTTTGCTAACAAAAACCTGCTTTGAACCACTACATAGAAGATTAGTCTAAACTTCAGGTATGTTGAGCAGCAAGCCCGGCGGCCTGTTCGTGTCGTGGTGATGTTGGATTATTTCCCTATTGCCAGGTCGATTCGGTGCATAGTTTACTAGTTAGTTCTTCATGTTTGTTCTCCTGAGCGTCAGCGGTAGAGGTTAGCGGTGGAAATCACTCTTGAAAGTCTCTGGAATCAAATACTAGAGCGCCTACAGCTGCAACTGAGCCGCCCGACCTTTGAGACATGGATCAAAACTGCCAGCGTTGAGCAGCTAGAAAATAATTGCTTAGTCATTCGCACACCTAACCCCTTTGCGCGTAATTGGCTCCAGAAGTATTACGTCAAGACGATCGCCGACGTGGCTCAAGACATTCTGGGCTATAGCGTCGAGATTCACATCACTATTGCTGAGGGAGATGCAACCACCAACGGCGATTCTGAGGTTTTGTGGTCTTCTCCTAACGAAACACCCGCCGTCAGTGCTATCAGCAACGCCAGTAGTTCGAGTGCAGCCTACGCTAATCAGCAGTCGAAGCCGAAGGAACTCAACGTTAAATATGTGTTCTCGCGCTTTGTGGTGGGTCCCAACAACCGGATGGCCCATGCTGCTTCTTTAGCGGTGGCTGAGTCGCCTGGGCGTGAGTTCAACCCTTTATTCTTGTGCGGCGGGGTAGGGCTAGGAAAAACTCACCTGATGCAGGCGATCGGCCACTATCGGTTAGAAATTTGCCCAGATTCCAAGATTTTCTACGTCTCTACCGAGCAATTTACCAACGACTTGATTGCTGCGATTCGCAAAGACAGCATGCAAAGCTTTCGGGAGCATTACCGCGCTGCCGATGTGTTGCTGGTAGATGACATTCAGTTCATTGAAGGCAAGGAATATACCCAAGAAGAGTTTTTTCACACCTTCAATACCCTGCATGAAGCGGGTAAGCAGGTAGTTCTCGCGTCCGATCGCCCTCCTAACCACATTCCACGCCTGCAAGAACGTCTGTGCTCTCGATTCTCAATGGGGCTAATTGCCGATATCCAATCCCCCGACTTGGAAACTCGGATGGCGATTCTGCAAAAGAAAGCAGAGTACGAGAATATGCGCCTGCCTCGCGAGGTGATTGAGTACATCGCTTCTAGCTATACTTCCAACATTCGGGAACTTGAAGGGGCGCTGATTCGAGCAGTGGCTTATATTTCAATTTCCGGGCTACCCATGCGAGTGGAAAATATTGCTGCCGTCCTTAATCCCCCAGTAGAGCAGATTGAAGCCTCACCGGAAGCTGTCATGAATGCGGTGGCTGATGTATTTGATATTGCGGTAGAAGAGATTAAAGGCCAGTCCAGACGCCGAGAAATTAGCTTAGCGCGGCAGGTTGGTATGTACTTGATGCGCCAGCACACAGACCTGAGCCTACCGAAGATTGGCGAAGAATTTGGCGGCAAAGACCATACGACTGTAATGTATAGCTGCGACAAAATTGCTCAACTCCGTACTAGCGATCCCGGTATGGCCCAAACTCTGCGTCAACTCAGCGATCGCATTAATTTAGCCAGTCAAAGCAAAGAGCGATCGTAGACTCACCCACCTTCAATAACAGCAGCTCGTCGTTGGGAGCTAGAAACCAGGAGCCAGAATCCAGAACTTTTGTGCTGCTCCTAGGTTCTAGCTCCCAACTTTTATAGAAAAGATGGAGGAGAACTTGCAGGTTTGTAGTACGCTAAATACAATACATCAGTACTAAATACTACAAGATGAAATCGATTATGAGTGAACTTAATAGAAGTTCATTAAGTATTTTTAAGCAAAACTTGCCTGTGGAAAACTCCCTTATTTCTGTGGAAAACTCTGTGGAAAACCTGTGGAAAGTTCTGAATATCGGTGGAAAACTTCGATAAGTATAAATACCCTGTGGAAAAGTCGGCTATTTTTTCCACAGGTTTTCCACAGGACAATATTGGTTCAAATCTAGACAGGATAAAGCTTTTAAAAGTTTTTCCACATTTTCCACAGGCCCTACTACTACTACTTTAAAAAATAGTTTTAAAGAGAAGAGTAGATAGACTATCAGGGCAAAGCTGAAAATAGGTGCTCTAGCTTGTTCAAGCTGAGAGTGATACGATGTCGTTCTCCCCACCAAGATTGCTCAAGTCACACCCTCCTGAGAAGAACTCGGCTAAATAAACTTCCATGAAATTGTTCTGTGCCCAAAGTGATCTCAGCGCTAATCTGTCGCTTGTTAGCCGTGCCATTCCTTCGCGACCGACTCATCCAGTTTTGGCTAACGTGCTACTCATTGCCGATGCTGCTGCACAACGAGTCAGCTTGACGGCGTTTGATCTGAGTTTGGGAATTCGAACCAGTTTTGCGGCCCATGTGGAAACTGGAGGGGAAATTACACTGCCTGCCAAGTTGCTGAATGACATCGTTTCGCGCTTGCCAGAAGGGGAAATTAATTTAGCTGATGAAGCAGGAAACGCCGATGCCTCAGGTGAACCCAGCGATGTATTGCAAGCAACCCTTACTTGTTCCTCTGGCCGCTATCAAATGCGGGGGCTCAGTGCAGTAGAGTTTCCTGAGTTGCCTGTCATCGAAGACGGTGAAGTGGTTTACTTGCCTGTGGAAGCATTGGTGCAAGGTTTGCAGGGGTCTTTGTTTGCCACCAGTGCGGATGAAACGAAGCAAATTCTGACGGGTGTGCATCTGACCTTGCAGCAAGGAAGCTTGGAGTTTGCAGCAACTGATGGTCATCGCTTAGCCGTGGTGCAGACGACGGGAGAAACCCCAGATGCTCAAGCTGGAGCCGCGATCGCAGATACTGAACTTACAGTCACGATTCCTGCTAAGACGCTGCGCGAGTTAGAGCGCATGGTGGGAATGCGCCCAGCCGAAGATGCCGTGGCATTGCACCTCAACCCCAGCCAAGCGGTCTTTGAATGGGCTGATCAACGCTTAACCAGCCGCCTGTTGGAAGGCCAATATCCCAACTACCGTCAACTGATTCCTCGCCAGTTCTCTCGGCAAATGACGGTAGAACGGCGATTGTTTCTGGGTGCGCTGGAGCGAATTGCAGTTTTAGCAGACCAAAAAAATAATGTGGTCAAGCTTAGCTTAGATCTGGAGCAGCAGGAGATTGCGCTTTCGGTGGATGCCCAAGATGTGGGGAATGGTCGAGAAGTGATTCCAGCTCAAGTATCGAGTGAAAGCGGTGATAGCTTGGACGTGGCATTTAACGTCAAATATTTGATGGATGGCTTAAAAGCCCTGAATACTTCTGAAATTCAGATGCAACTCAATTCAGCAACGACTCCGGTAGTCTTGACTCCGTTAGGCAGCATTAAAATGACTTATTTAGTCATGCCAGTACAAATTAGGAATTGAGAGTGAACTTTGTATGTACTCCAATAATAAGAAGTAAAACCAACTTTTCCTACTTTGTAGACAGAAAGAACATTACTTATTTCCGATAAATTTTCTACTGATATAAATCAAGATATATATCATTTTTATATGTAAGCATAGACCTGTATTTAAAGGGAAGTTGCTATAATAAAGAACTTTATTGAGAGAAGCTCATAATATGGGCTATGGTAATGATATTTGACCCCAATGATGTAGTGTCACTTCCACCAAGTGACGAAACTAGCTATATCAGTAGCAATTCACAGAAGCTTTATTCCCCGTCGCCTGAAAATAGAACTGACAATCGGTTAAGTTGTAAACCATTTCTAAAGTGGGCTGGGGGTAAGACGCAGCTACTACCTGAGCTAGGTAAGCGTATTCCTTCAAACTTCGACCGATACTTCGAGCCATTTATTGGAGGTGGAGCTTTCTTCTTTAAGCTACAACCAAAAATAGCTTACATATCAGACATAAATTCAGAACTAATAAACTGCTATAAAGTTGTCAAATATAAAGTTCAGGAGTTGGCTGAAGATCTATTAAATCATATCTATGACGAAGAATATTATTATGCACTCCGCAATGCAGACCAAGAGCTAGAGTTTAGTGAGTGGAGTGATATCAAAAGAGCAAGTAGGTTTATATACCTCAATAAAACATGTTTCAATGGCTTGTACCGAGTAAACTCAAAGGGATTTTTTAACGTCCCTTTTGGGAGATACAAAAATCCTAGGATCTTCGATGAGAAAAATCTACTTGCTTGCAGCAAAGCCTTGAGAAACACTCAAATTGAATTGAGTACCTTTACAGGTTTAAAGAATGAGGTCAAAAAAGGAGACTTTATATATTTTGATCCTCCTTATGCCCCTATTAGTTCCACGTCAGATTTCACCAAGTATACACTCAATGGGTTTGGCGAAGAGATGCAAAAAGAGCTTGCAAGCTTCTGTACGCAACTCGATAAAAAACGTATAAAGTTTATGGTATCAAATTCTCACACTTCATTGATTCTAGATTTATATAAAAGTTTCAATATAGATGTCATTGAAGCAACACGTTTGATTAATTCAAAGGCAGAAAAACGGGGGAAAATCAAAGAAGTTATTATAACTAATTACTAATATTTTTATGAATCAAGATGAAATTCCTATTTCAGGAGGAGGAACAGCTAATAAACAGGGAAGAATTTTGGAAAGCACTGTAGTTCCAACATTCCAAAGCCGTGGTTTTGAAGTTGTTTCATACAATAAATGGGAAAAAGCAAGGGAAGGCTATGGAGAAGAGCTACTCCTGAAGCACGTACCCTATACAACTATTTACGGTCATCGTGGCTACACAGAGTTTTTGGTTAGATCTAGAAGATACAACCTAGAAGTACGAATCGAGTGTAAATGGCAGCAGTCCCCGGGCTCAGTAGATGAAAAGTTTCCCTACCTATATCTAAATTGCCTTGAAGCAATGCCTGAGCAAAATATAGTTATTGTGATTGGTGGAGGTGGTTATAAGCTAGGTTCCATACAGTGGCTTAAAAATGCCATTGAGACAAAGCTTTACGCTCCAGAAACTATTCAATATAAAAATATTTCTGTGTTTTCTTTAGACGAGTTCATTCGCTGGACAAATAGAGTATTCAAATAAATACTGAATTTGTATCTACCCCTGTAATCAAAACTTCCTATCAGGAATAAGTTGGCATGCAAAACTGAAGATTGACAAGAACTCAATGATAAAAACGGACAATTGATTAGTTGCATCAACTGTCCGTTTCATTGTCTTA
This genomic stretch from Trichocoleus sp. FACHB-46 harbors:
- the nadC gene encoding carboxylating nicotinate-nucleotide diphosphorylase, which encodes MKNSTAVLPPFLVLDQLLQSWLLEDIGRGDRTTQSLLSQTTDLREAKWIAKEAGVIAGLPIAARVFQILNAQVSLVTDIEEGEYCDVGRVVARLYGPLDALLTGERVALNLAMRLSGIATATRQYVEKIADLPTQLVDTRKTTPGLRLLEKYASQVGGAVNHRMGLDDAVMIKDNHIAAAGGIGEAIAQVRARIPYPLTIEVETETLSQVEAALKFGADIIMLDNMPLEVMRQAVGLIRQKNEQIKIEASGNITLATIRAAAETGVDYVSTSAPITRSTWLDLSMKLEVDNCN
- the argS gene encoding arginine--tRNA ligase: MSSTIEQLKARFSQAFVAAFGAELADTDPILVPASNPKFGDYQSNAPLSLTKKLGQPPRAIAEQIVQQLNVSDFCAPPIIAGPGFINLTLKPEYLAAQLRSMQAGERLGIEPVKQPQKVVVDFSSPNIAKEMHVGHLRSTIIGDSVARTLEFRGHDVLRLNHVGDWGTQFGMLITYLREACPEALTTSNALELGDLVAFYKRAKQRFDEDEAFKEASRQEVVRLQAGAEDSVRAWQLLCEQSRQEFQTIYDRLDIHLTERGESFYNPLLAAVVEDLNKLGLLVEDQGAKCVFLEGFTNKDGQPLPLIVQKSDGGYNYATTDLAALRYRIQQDEADRIIYVTDAGQSNHFAQFFQVAKRAGWIPETVEVVHVPFGLVQGEDGKRLKTRSGDTIRLKDLLDEAIVRFRDYLEADLKEKGREESEDFKAHVAEVVGISAIKYADLSQNRNSNYIFSYDKMLAPIGNTAPYMLYAYARIQSISRRGEIDFAHLGETAKISLKNEKELVLGKHLLQLNNTIEAVEQDLLPNRLCLYLYELGQKFNQFYEECEVLKAEEPSRTSRLALCDLTARTLKLGLSLLGISVLERM
- the def gene encoding peptide deformylase, which codes for MTQVRAIAQLGNPVLRQQAQAIYEIRDQQLQQLIDDLLLTVEKSNGVGIAAPQISASCRLFIVASRPNIRYPQAPRMEPTAMINPRIVAHTNEIGKGWEGCLSVPNVRGLVPRYRTITVEYCDRTGQLQQQKLTDFVARIFQHELDHLDGILFPDRIESEQDLFTEAEYQKLITEEMRR
- a CDS encoding HhoA/HhoB/HtrA family serine endopeptidase, whose product is MFAGDRWFASKPSLAQQAVAPTTVAQIPALPITAGSNFIATAVERVGPAVVRIDSARTVTRRTPAIFNDPFFRQFFGAEIPSGPATRVERGTGSGFIIKADGLVLTNAHVVDGADTVTVALKDGRTFSGKVMGQDPVTDVAVIKIQASNLPTVELGNSEQIRPGEWAIAIGNPLGLDNTVTAGIISATGRTSSQVGVPDKRVGFIQTDAAINPGNSGGPLLNQQGQVIGMNTAIIGGAQGLGFAIPINTAQRIANQLVAKGSVDHPFLGIQMATLTPELRKTLNSDPNSNIQVQEDQGILVARVMRNSPAAKAGLRIGDVIRKVDGRAVTSADEIQQAVENSSVGGTLRLELRRNGQTLNLAVQPGPFPTQTAQSE
- the dnaA gene encoding chromosomal replication initiator protein DnaA, with translation MEITLESLWNQILERLQLQLSRPTFETWIKTASVEQLENNCLVIRTPNPFARNWLQKYYVKTIADVAQDILGYSVEIHITIAEGDATTNGDSEVLWSSPNETPAVSAISNASSSSAAYANQQSKPKELNVKYVFSRFVVGPNNRMAHAASLAVAESPGREFNPLFLCGGVGLGKTHLMQAIGHYRLEICPDSKIFYVSTEQFTNDLIAAIRKDSMQSFREHYRAADVLLVDDIQFIEGKEYTQEEFFHTFNTLHEAGKQVVLASDRPPNHIPRLQERLCSRFSMGLIADIQSPDLETRMAILQKKAEYENMRLPREVIEYIASSYTSNIRELEGALIRAVAYISISGLPMRVENIAAVLNPPVEQIEASPEAVMNAVADVFDIAVEEIKGQSRRREISLARQVGMYLMRQHTDLSLPKIGEEFGGKDHTTVMYSCDKIAQLRTSDPGMAQTLRQLSDRINLASQSKERS
- the dnaN gene encoding DNA polymerase III subunit beta — translated: MKLFCAQSDLSANLSLVSRAIPSRPTHPVLANVLLIADAAAQRVSLTAFDLSLGIRTSFAAHVETGGEITLPAKLLNDIVSRLPEGEINLADEAGNADASGEPSDVLQATLTCSSGRYQMRGLSAVEFPELPVIEDGEVVYLPVEALVQGLQGSLFATSADETKQILTGVHLTLQQGSLEFAATDGHRLAVVQTTGETPDAQAGAAIADTELTVTIPAKTLRELERMVGMRPAEDAVALHLNPSQAVFEWADQRLTSRLLEGQYPNYRQLIPRQFSRQMTVERRLFLGALERIAVLADQKNNVVKLSLDLEQQEIALSVDAQDVGNGREVIPAQVSSESGDSLDVAFNVKYLMDGLKALNTSEIQMQLNSATTPVVLTPLGSIKMTYLVMPVQIRN
- a CDS encoding DNA adenine methylase, whose translation is MIFDPNDVVSLPPSDETSYISSNSQKLYSPSPENRTDNRLSCKPFLKWAGGKTQLLPELGKRIPSNFDRYFEPFIGGGAFFFKLQPKIAYISDINSELINCYKVVKYKVQELAEDLLNHIYDEEYYYALRNADQELEFSEWSDIKRASRFIYLNKTCFNGLYRVNSKGFFNVPFGRYKNPRIFDEKNLLACSKALRNTQIELSTFTGLKNEVKKGDFIYFDPPYAPISSTSDFTKYTLNGFGEEMQKELASFCTQLDKKRIKFMVSNSHTSLILDLYKSFNIDVIEATRLINSKAEKRGKIKEVIITNY
- a CDS encoding PD-(D/E)XK nuclease superfamily protein; this translates as MNQDEIPISGGGTANKQGRILESTVVPTFQSRGFEVVSYNKWEKAREGYGEELLLKHVPYTTIYGHRGYTEFLVRSRRYNLEVRIECKWQQSPGSVDEKFPYLYLNCLEAMPEQNIVIVIGGGGYKLGSIQWLKNAIETKLYAPETIQYKNISVFSLDEFIRWTNRVFK